From one Arenicella chitinivorans genomic stretch:
- a CDS encoding COX15/CtaA family protein produces the protein MKHNSEYRHAQVLGWWLMCCAATVFVMVVVGGVTRLTQSGLSMVEWAPIMGIIPPLNQTEWMAVFEKYRLSPEYLKINAGMSLDEFKSIFYWEYGHRVLGRIIGLIYLLPLLYFLVRGMVPRGWYGRLAALFILGGLQGLLGWYMVKSGLVDVPHVSQYRLTAHLGLAVVIFATMLWYAMDFLRGERPAGHATIGYMRLTAWGVVVVFVMILSGGFVAGTKAGFIMNTFPTMNGHWIPQGVAAMQPFWHNLFENPVTVQFIHRCLALLVVASILACFWASVRQTFSTRAWLLLCAMTLQVALGISALLLRVPVWAGAAHQAGAVALLAAALYVAHRARKQAVEFERPRVTQDSLPN, from the coding sequence ATGAAGCATAATTCTGAGTATCGTCACGCCCAGGTTCTGGGCTGGTGGCTAATGTGTTGTGCCGCAACTGTGTTTGTAATGGTGGTTGTGGGTGGAGTCACGCGTTTAACCCAGTCTGGCTTGTCGATGGTCGAGTGGGCACCAATCATGGGAATCATTCCGCCGCTCAATCAAACAGAGTGGATGGCGGTGTTTGAGAAGTATCGGCTTTCACCTGAATACCTGAAAATCAACGCAGGTATGTCGCTTGATGAGTTCAAGTCCATCTTTTACTGGGAATACGGGCACCGCGTACTCGGTCGTATAATCGGCCTGATTTACTTGCTGCCGTTGTTGTATTTTTTGGTGCGAGGAATGGTGCCTCGTGGCTGGTACGGACGTCTTGCTGCACTGTTTATCTTGGGCGGATTGCAGGGCTTATTGGGGTGGTATATGGTGAAAAGCGGGTTGGTTGATGTGCCGCATGTCAGTCAGTATCGCTTAACTGCACACCTTGGACTAGCCGTCGTTATCTTCGCCACCATGCTTTGGTACGCTATGGATTTCTTGCGCGGAGAGCGACCTGCAGGTCACGCGACTATAGGCTATATGCGATTGACAGCCTGGGGCGTTGTGGTGGTCTTTGTTATGATTCTAAGCGGAGGTTTTGTGGCGGGAACCAAGGCTGGTTTTATCATGAACACTTTCCCGACAATGAATGGCCACTGGATACCGCAAGGTGTGGCTGCAATGCAGCCTTTCTGGCATAACTTGTTCGAAAATCCAGTAACGGTGCAGTTCATTCACCGCTGTCTGGCGCTTCTGGTTGTGGCGTCAATTCTCGCGTGCTTCTGGGCGTCGGTGCGACAGACTTTTTCTACCCGTGCTTGGTTGCTGTTGTGCGCCATGACGTTGCAGGTCGCGCTGGGGATCTCTGCCTTGTTGCTGCGAGTGCCAGTTTGGGCTGGTGCTGCTCATCAGGCGGGCGCAGTTGCATTGTTGGCTGCGGCGCTCTATGTTGCTCACCGAGCACGCAAACAAGCTGTGGAGTTTGAGCGTCCAAGGGTTACACAGGACTCGCTGCCGAATTAA
- the coq7 gene encoding 2-polyprenyl-3-methyl-6-methoxy-1,4-benzoquinone monooxygenase — MQHRPRDFIDQLFSHLDQGLRNTFTKPKSSRPSPATKQDIDPIADDDYLKRYSASLMRVNHVGEVCAQALYQGQALTSRSPSVKIKMHEAAEEEIDHLNWCFERIEQLDGRTSYLNPLWYLGSLTIGIGAGIAGDKWSLGFLAETEHQVVAHLQSHLKRLPEEDVVSRAIVQQMVIDEAEHAAMAEDNGAQALPPLIKSLMRASAKVMTTMSEKI, encoded by the coding sequence ATGCAACATCGACCACGCGACTTTATCGATCAACTATTCAGCCATCTTGACCAAGGTCTTCGCAACACCTTCACCAAGCCTAAGAGCAGTCGTCCATCTCCGGCCACCAAGCAGGACATTGATCCAATTGCCGACGATGACTACCTTAAGCGGTATAGCGCATCACTTATGCGCGTTAACCACGTTGGTGAAGTGTGCGCACAAGCGTTGTATCAGGGCCAAGCGCTGACCTCACGATCACCCTCAGTCAAAATCAAAATGCACGAAGCCGCAGAGGAGGAGATCGATCATTTAAACTGGTGTTTTGAGCGTATCGAGCAGCTGGACGGACGCACCAGTTATTTAAATCCTTTATGGTATCTTGGCTCACTGACGATTGGGATCGGCGCAGGTATCGCAGGCGACAAATGGAGTCTCGGCTTTCTGGCGGAAACTGAGCACCAGGTGGTGGCGCATCTACAATCTCATTTGAAACGACTGCCAGAAGAAGACGTCGTAAGTCGCGCGATCGTACAGCAAATGGTGATTGACGAAGCCGAGCATGCTGCAATGGCTGAGGATAACGGCGCACAGGCGCTGCCTCCGCTAATTAAGAGCCTGATGCGTGCCAGCGCCAAGGTCATGACCACGATGAGCGAAAAAATTTAA
- the rplM gene encoding 50S ribosomal protein L13 codes for MKTFSAKPAEVKREWYVVDAADKVLGRVATEIALRLRGKHKPEYTPHVDTGDHIVVINAEKIAVTGNKEEAKIYYRHTGFPGGIKDVNVRKLREHAPERIIENAVRGMLPKNPLGRAMFKKLHIYVGPEHKHQAQEPKVLEI; via the coding sequence ATGAAAACATTTTCCGCAAAGCCAGCAGAGGTTAAGCGCGAGTGGTATGTTGTTGATGCCGCCGACAAAGTGCTTGGCCGTGTAGCGACAGAGATCGCTCTTCGTCTGCGAGGCAAACACAAGCCTGAATACACTCCCCACGTCGACACCGGTGATCATATTGTTGTGATCAATGCCGAGAAGATCGCGGTGACGGGTAATAAAGAAGAAGCAAAAATTTATTATCGTCACACTGGTTTCCCTGGTGGTATCAAAGACGTCAATGTACGCAAACTGCGTGAGCACGCACCAGAGCGCATTATTGAAAATGCCGTTCGCGGTATGTTGCCTAAAAACCCGTTGGGTCGCGCAATGTTCAAAAAATTACATATTTATGTTGGCCCTGAGCACAAGCATCAAGCTCAAGAACCAAAAGTACTGGAAATCTAG
- the rpsI gene encoding 30S ribosomal protein S9 gives MATSEVYLGTGRRKSSTARVRIQSGSGSITVNQRPLDEYFGRETARMVVRQPLVLLDMENTFDIHVNVQGGGGSGQAGAIRHGITRALLAYDEALRPALRSAGFVTRDAREVERKKVGLKGARRRPQFSKR, from the coding sequence ATGGCAACGTCAGAAGTTTATTTAGGTACTGGACGTCGTAAGTCTTCAACGGCTCGAGTACGTATCCAATCCGGTTCAGGATCAATCACGGTTAATCAGCGTCCTTTGGATGAGTATTTCGGTCGTGAAACAGCCCGTATGGTTGTTCGCCAGCCGCTGGTTCTACTGGACATGGAAAACACATTCGATATTCACGTGAACGTACAAGGCGGCGGTGGTAGTGGTCAGGCCGGCGCAATTCGTCATGGCATTACTCGCGCGCTATTAGCGTATGACGAAGCGTTGCGTCCAGCGTTGCGTTCAGCCGGTTTCGTCACACGTGATGCGCGTGAAGTTGAGCGTAAGAAAGTTGGTTTGAAAGGCGCACGGCGTCGTCCACAGTTCTCGAAACGTTAA
- the argC gene encoding N-acetyl-gamma-glutamyl-phosphate reductase, whose protein sequence is MSSLKKIRVGVIGGTGYTGVELLRLLATHSAASLGVITSRSEAGTPVSDLYPSLRGSVDLNFTVPDATALAQCDVVFSATPNGIAMTHARDLLDQGVKLIDLAADFRIKDIPTWEHWYGMTHVCPDLVAGAVYGLPELNRSVIAQAKLVANPGCYPTATTLGLLPLFEGARGDDVALVDASTLVVDAKSGVTGAGRSAKVANLFSEVADSFKAYGAAGHRHHPEIWQNISSVTQQAVGLTFIPHLLPMLRGIHATIYADLLDSAQPLEAIHERFTNYYSNEPFVDILPLGQHPETRSVKSSNVCRIAIHKAVGSNKLVVLSVIDNLTKGAAGQAVQNMNIMFGLDETEGLSSPAIMP, encoded by the coding sequence GTGAGTTCTCTAAAAAAAATACGGGTTGGAGTGATCGGTGGTACTGGGTATACCGGAGTTGAGTTACTGCGCTTGCTGGCAACACACTCGGCTGCATCACTTGGCGTTATCACTTCGCGGTCAGAAGCCGGCACACCGGTGAGTGATCTGTATCCCAGTTTGCGCGGTTCTGTGGATTTGAACTTCACGGTTCCCGATGCAACTGCCTTGGCTCAATGTGATGTGGTTTTCAGCGCAACGCCGAACGGGATCGCAATGACCCATGCGAGAGACTTACTAGATCAGGGTGTCAAATTGATTGATCTGGCGGCGGATTTTCGGATCAAAGATATACCGACTTGGGAGCATTGGTATGGAATGACGCATGTTTGTCCGGATTTGGTTGCTGGTGCTGTTTATGGGCTGCCGGAACTAAACCGAAGCGTCATTGCTCAGGCGAAGCTGGTGGCTAATCCTGGCTGTTACCCAACGGCAACAACCTTGGGTCTACTGCCCTTATTTGAAGGTGCGCGTGGCGATGACGTTGCCCTAGTTGATGCTTCGACGCTTGTGGTCGATGCCAAGTCCGGCGTGACTGGGGCCGGGCGTAGTGCGAAGGTTGCGAATTTGTTTAGTGAGGTCGCTGATAGCTTTAAGGCGTACGGTGCCGCTGGCCACCGGCATCACCCGGAGATATGGCAAAACATCAGCTCCGTTACGCAACAAGCTGTTGGGTTGACGTTTATTCCGCACCTGCTACCAATGTTGCGTGGGATTCACGCCACGATTTACGCAGATCTATTGGACTCGGCCCAGCCGCTGGAGGCAATTCATGAACGCTTCACAAACTATTATTCGAATGAGCCATTCGTAGATATACTGCCCCTTGGCCAGCACCCAGAGACACGTTCTGTAAAGTCCTCGAATGTCTGTCGCATCGCAATTCATAAAGCGGTTGGTTCAAACAAGCTGGTGGTGTTATCGGTGATTGATAACCTAACTAAAGGGGCTGCCGGTCAGGCCGTGCAAAATATGAACATTATGTTTGGGCTCGATGAGACAGAGGGACTTAGTTCCCCTGCGATCATGCCGTAG
- a CDS encoding DUF6776 family protein produces the protein MIRKPTNDLTIRPKLARSVVMTVTVVSLFLLFVALYFAYRQGVKAGHAQYSEDQNLIQQMRENLQEVKTRATAAEENLVFAQRQLQIQEEAYRQITKAYANSEQKNSVLGSRLDFYRSIISPEDGKSGPAIQNLTYSFADQRLSFDVTLVQAIKHKHQVRGNLKITLYESDKPVAQWPVASHRSISYQYFQQVSGSIEHPDELTDQAKLKVELDLQDGEPLVKWFDLSTEPDALKSTPTSAKPIS, from the coding sequence ATGATTCGTAAACCAACGAACGATCTGACTATTCGGCCTAAATTGGCACGTTCGGTCGTGATGACAGTCACTGTCGTGTCACTATTTCTGCTTTTTGTGGCGCTGTACTTCGCGTATCGCCAAGGTGTTAAGGCAGGGCATGCACAGTATTCGGAAGACCAGAATCTTATCCAGCAAATGCGCGAAAATTTACAAGAGGTGAAAACTCGCGCCACTGCGGCTGAAGAAAACCTGGTGTTCGCACAACGTCAGTTACAAATCCAGGAAGAAGCGTATCGGCAGATCACTAAGGCATACGCTAATTCAGAGCAAAAAAACAGTGTACTGGGATCTCGACTGGATTTTTATCGCAGTATTATCTCGCCAGAAGATGGCAAAAGCGGTCCTGCCATTCAAAACTTAACCTACAGTTTTGCCGATCAGCGACTGTCGTTTGATGTTACTCTTGTGCAAGCGATTAAACACAAGCACCAGGTTCGCGGTAATTTGAAAATCACACTGTATGAATCGGATAAGCCAGTGGCCCAATGGCCGGTAGCAAGTCACCGCAGTATTAGTTACCAGTATTTTCAGCAGGTATCGGGCTCAATAGAGCATCCTGATGAGTTGACCGATCAAGCAAAATTAAAAGTGGAGCTTGATCTTCAAGATGGTGAACCGCTGGTCAAGTGGTTTGACTTGTCAACCGAGCCGGACGCACTGAAATCCACGCCAACCTCAGCTAAGCCTATTTCTTGA
- a CDS encoding bactofilin family protein, with translation MKRNKERTSKPVETIDTLVGSGSILQGDLEFTGGLRIDGHIKGHVSAQDSNNGTLVLSESGIIEGDVNVPHVVINGTVKGNIASTGHVELQSNAKITGDIHYKAVEMELGAVLNGSLVSDASAPVYDVIPGGADKNEA, from the coding sequence ATGAAACGAAACAAAGAACGCACAAGCAAGCCGGTAGAAACTATTGATACATTGGTCGGTTCGGGCTCGATTTTGCAGGGTGACCTCGAGTTCACAGGCGGCCTGCGCATCGATGGTCACATCAAGGGTCATGTTTCGGCGCAAGATAGCAATAACGGTACCTTGGTTTTGAGTGAGTCTGGCATCATTGAGGGCGATGTTAATGTCCCTCATGTTGTGATAAATGGAACGGTGAAAGGTAATATTGCATCAACGGGACATGTGGAATTGCAGTCGAATGCTAAAATCACAGGTGATATTCATTACAAAGCAGTTGAGATGGAATTAGGTGCTGTGCTCAATGGCAGTCTTGTGTCTGATGCCAGTGCGCCGGTTTATGATGTTATTCCGGGTGGTGCGGATAAAAACGAAGCTTGA
- the erpA gene encoding iron-sulfur cluster insertion protein ErpA yields MIETEVAPSAAQPLDFTPAAASKVAELIEEEANDQLKLRVYVQGGGCSGFQYGFTFDEDQQVDDTAVDRDGVRLLVDPMSFQYLIGAKIDYKDDLDGARFIINNPNATTTCGCGSSFSA; encoded by the coding sequence ATGATAGAAACAGAAGTAGCGCCGAGCGCGGCACAGCCCCTCGACTTTACGCCGGCGGCAGCGAGTAAGGTTGCGGAACTGATCGAAGAAGAAGCCAATGACCAGCTTAAATTGCGCGTTTACGTGCAAGGTGGTGGTTGCTCAGGGTTTCAGTACGGTTTCACGTTTGATGAAGATCAGCAGGTAGATGACACTGCAGTGGATCGTGATGGCGTTCGCCTGCTAGTTGATCCAATGAGTTTTCAATATTTAATTGGTGCCAAGATCGATTACAAAGACGATCTCGATGGTGCTCGGTTTATTATCAATAACCCAAATGCGACCACAACTTGTGGTTGTGGTTCATCGTTCTCTGCTTAA
- a CDS encoding anhydro-N-acetylmuramic acid kinase, translated as MRHLIVGMMSGTSMDGIDAALVEFTSTSQLRVLQSSYTAYPPALRNELNYLALHNEQIFVPSDSHLHAELAEHYAAAATSLIDTSGIKQQDISAIANHGQTVRHEPNRSPAFSIQLGDGKHIAMLTGIPTICQFRQADLAAGGQGAPLMPAFHRHVFGMTESHYVLNLGGIGNVTRLSDPVLGFDTGPANCLMDQWTELHTAQRYDLDGAWAKTGRVNQALLSALLSDPYFTAPYPKSTGTDYFNLNWVRARYPKIDLVDPADVQATLLELTVDSVSRSLQQLHAQSGKIFVCGGGANNAQLMARLQSALTAYEVTTTDALNVPADWVEAVGFAWLGYCFLTNTNSNMPSVTGARKQVVLGQQYTPD; from the coding sequence ATGCGCCACTTGATCGTCGGCATGATGTCCGGCACCAGCATGGACGGCATCGATGCCGCTTTGGTTGAGTTCACATCAACCAGTCAACTTCGCGTACTGCAGTCGAGCTACACAGCGTACCCGCCTGCGCTCAGAAACGAACTGAACTATCTGGCACTGCATAATGAGCAGATCTTCGTTCCGTCAGACTCACACTTGCACGCCGAGCTAGCAGAACACTATGCCGCTGCCGCAACGTCGCTTATCGATACCAGCGGGATCAAACAACAAGACATCAGCGCCATCGCGAACCACGGACAAACCGTACGCCACGAACCCAACCGCTCACCGGCTTTCAGCATTCAACTTGGTGACGGCAAACACATTGCGATGCTGACAGGCATTCCCACGATCTGCCAATTTAGACAAGCCGACCTCGCGGCTGGAGGCCAAGGCGCACCACTCATGCCAGCTTTTCACCGGCATGTTTTCGGCATGACCGAGTCGCACTATGTGCTAAACCTTGGCGGCATTGGCAATGTAACGCGTTTGAGTGATCCAGTATTAGGGTTCGATACGGGTCCGGCAAACTGCTTGATGGACCAGTGGACTGAGCTACACACTGCACAACGATACGATCTTGATGGCGCATGGGCTAAAACTGGGCGTGTAAACCAAGCCTTGTTGAGCGCCTTATTATCTGATCCGTATTTTACCGCCCCCTACCCTAAGAGTACGGGAACCGATTACTTTAACTTGAATTGGGTACGTGCTCGTTACCCAAAAATCGATCTAGTTGATCCGGCTGATGTGCAAGCCACTTTGCTCGAGCTCACAGTCGACTCCGTATCGAGGTCCCTACAGCAATTACACGCGCAATCAGGCAAGATTTTCGTTTGTGGTGGTGGGGCTAACAACGCGCAGCTGATGGCGCGCCTGCAGTCTGCACTCACTGCTTATGAAGTCACCACAACCGACGCGTTAAATGTGCCTGCAGATTGGGTTGAAGCAGTTGGGTTTGCCTGGCTTGGTTACTGCTTTCTGACTAATACTAACAGCAACATGCCGAGCGTGACCGGTGCCCGCAAACAGGTCGTTCTTGGGCAACAGTATACCCCTGACTGA
- a CDS encoding M23 family metallopeptidase, whose amino-acid sequence MPSSFTHRLSHLVTDVIKPKNPHQAANNRPPIRKRHWFLGTSLVLAGCWITHTTTATIKPLANTASPVDETIAHTPLLLTFAPEVAAKPDQPIDLSIPPTSSSALNSDSNQHDTAALSLPMEAPSSASKRKVNPPPQPIEIFTTRKHKIKRGESLGIIFRKQNLGYSLPHKLTQHDVAKQLTSIAAGKSLEFAFDAEDKLRRITYPTSYLTKLVVDIKDDEITDAKVVDLPYTTHRQVASAEITSSLFEAGLEAGLGHNIIMEMVRIFGWDVDFVQDIRSGDSFHVIYQDHQLDGKKLADGEILAAEFNTQGRTYRAIRYQDNEGNVNYYTPEGDSMLGTFLRSPVKFSRISSRFGKRRHPISKKWKAHKGVDYAASRGTPIRATADGKVIHAGNKGGYGKTVVLRHAGRFTTLYAHMNGYAKGIKSGARVKQGQTIGYVGSTGYSTGPHLHYEFRVDGVHQNSLTYKTPKASSVPADAIDDFQLLASTLGQELDSVQSEYMLAQAKQATEHAPDSDTL is encoded by the coding sequence ATGCCATCCAGCTTTACGCATCGACTCAGCCACTTGGTCACAGACGTCATCAAACCAAAAAACCCACACCAAGCCGCCAATAATCGCCCACCAATTCGTAAGCGCCATTGGTTCTTGGGCACCTCGCTAGTATTGGCTGGATGTTGGATAACTCATACCACCACGGCCACGATAAAACCACTCGCTAACACTGCCAGCCCCGTTGATGAGACCATTGCGCACACGCCGCTTCTGTTGACTTTTGCGCCGGAGGTGGCCGCCAAGCCAGATCAGCCTATCGATCTCAGTATTCCACCAACCTCCTCGTCAGCGCTGAACTCGGACTCGAACCAACATGACACGGCGGCACTGAGCCTCCCGATGGAAGCCCCTTCCAGTGCCAGCAAGCGAAAAGTAAACCCACCACCTCAGCCAATTGAAATTTTCACGACACGCAAACATAAAATTAAACGTGGCGAGTCGTTAGGGATAATTTTTCGCAAGCAGAACCTTGGCTACAGCTTGCCACACAAACTCACCCAGCACGACGTTGCAAAGCAGTTGACTTCTATCGCAGCGGGCAAATCACTTGAATTCGCCTTCGATGCTGAAGACAAGCTACGGCGCATTACGTATCCTACGAGCTACCTAACCAAGCTCGTTGTCGATATAAAAGACGATGAAATTACCGATGCGAAGGTTGTCGACCTCCCGTATACCACTCATCGTCAAGTCGCATCTGCGGAAATCACATCATCGCTCTTCGAAGCCGGCCTGGAAGCTGGATTGGGCCACAACATTATTATGGAAATGGTTCGCATCTTCGGTTGGGACGTTGATTTTGTTCAAGACATCCGATCCGGTGACAGCTTCCATGTCATTTACCAAGACCACCAACTAGACGGAAAGAAACTCGCAGACGGTGAAATACTCGCGGCTGAGTTTAATACTCAAGGGCGAACCTATCGCGCGATCCGCTATCAAGACAACGAAGGTAACGTCAACTATTACACGCCAGAAGGCGATAGCATGCTGGGCACTTTCCTTCGCTCACCCGTCAAGTTTAGTCGTATCTCCTCACGCTTTGGAAAACGTCGCCACCCAATCTCAAAAAAGTGGAAAGCACACAAAGGCGTGGACTATGCCGCTAGTCGAGGCACGCCAATTCGTGCCACCGCCGATGGCAAGGTGATTCACGCTGGCAACAAGGGCGGATACGGCAAAACAGTGGTTCTAAGACATGCCGGACGCTTCACCACACTCTATGCGCATATGAACGGTTACGCGAAGGGCATCAAGAGCGGTGCACGTGTTAAGCAAGGTCAAACTATCGGCTATGTCGGTAGCACCGGCTACTCAACTGGCCCCCACCTACACTACGAGTTCCGCGTTGACGGCGTACACCAAAATTCACTAACCTACAAAACACCGAAGGCGTCTTCCGTGCCGGCAGATGCTATTGATGACTTCCAATTGCTCGCATCCACGCTTGGCCAAGAGCTAGATTCGGTGCAATCCGAGTACATGCTGGCCCAGGCTAAACAGGCAACCGAGCATGCGCCTGACAGCGATACACTTTAA
- the tyrS gene encoding tyrosine--tRNA ligase, with protein MQALLRGADEIIPQSELEAKLATGKPLEVKAGFDPTAPDLHLGHTVLINKLRQFQQLGHNVTFLIGDFTGLIGDPTGKSATRPPLTSDEIKQNAETYQAQVFKILDPELTRVRFNSEWMSKMSSADMIRLAAQYTVARMLERDDFSKRYAAQQSIAIHEFLYPLVQGYDSVALEADVELGGTDQKFNLLVGREMQKAYGKSQQAILTVPILEGLDGVQKMSKSLGNYIGITDAPNDMFGKVMSVSDELMWRYFELLSFRPMSEIDGFKTQISEGMNPRDVKFLLCEELITRFHNAAAAESAKQDFIQRFQKNAIPDDIPEVHIAIRDGLLIGGVIKEAQLCPSTSEAMRMVKQGAVKIDGERVSDPKLLINAVTPFVLQVGKRKFARVCPK; from the coding sequence ATGCAAGCCTTGTTGCGCGGGGCTGATGAGATTATTCCGCAGTCAGAATTGGAGGCGAAGTTGGCGACCGGTAAGCCGTTGGAGGTAAAAGCCGGGTTTGATCCGACCGCGCCAGATTTGCATCTGGGTCACACCGTACTAATTAATAAGTTGCGGCAGTTTCAACAGCTTGGTCATAATGTTACGTTTTTGATTGGGGATTTCACCGGCCTAATTGGTGATCCGACTGGCAAGAGTGCGACACGGCCACCGTTGACGAGCGACGAAATTAAGCAGAATGCAGAGACTTACCAGGCGCAGGTATTCAAAATCCTAGATCCGGAGCTGACTCGCGTTCGGTTTAATTCAGAATGGATGAGTAAAATGAGTTCGGCGGACATGATTCGTTTGGCGGCTCAATATACTGTAGCAAGAATGCTGGAGCGCGACGATTTTTCCAAGCGTTACGCTGCGCAACAATCTATTGCAATTCACGAATTTCTGTATCCCTTGGTGCAAGGTTACGACTCTGTTGCGCTCGAAGCCGATGTTGAGTTAGGTGGAACCGATCAAAAGTTTAATCTTCTGGTTGGGCGTGAGATGCAAAAGGCTTATGGGAAGTCACAGCAAGCGATATTGACGGTGCCAATTCTAGAAGGCCTGGATGGCGTACAAAAAATGTCGAAGTCTCTCGGCAATTACATCGGGATTACCGATGCGCCGAACGATATGTTTGGCAAGGTGATGTCAGTATCGGATGAGTTAATGTGGCGCTATTTTGAGTTGTTGAGTTTTCGCCCGATGTCGGAGATCGATGGTTTTAAAACGCAGATATCCGAAGGGATGAATCCGCGTGATGTGAAGTTTCTATTGTGCGAGGAATTGATCACTCGATTCCATAATGCCGCGGCAGCTGAGTCGGCCAAACAGGATTTTATTCAGAGATTTCAAAAAAACGCCATTCCCGATGATATTCCTGAAGTCCACATTGCAATCCGTGATGGGTTGCTGATCGGTGGTGTGATCAAAGAAGCTCAGTTGTGTCCGAGTACCTCGGAAGCTATGCGTATGGTCAAACAGGGGGCCGTTAAGATAGATGGTGAGCGTGTATCCGATCCAAAATTACTCATCAATGCAGTGACCCCATTTGTGCTTCAGGTCGGTAAGCGCAAGTTTGCAAGGGTCTGTCCAAAGTGA
- the gmd gene encoding GDP-mannose 4,6-dehydratase → MTKIAFITGITGQDGSYLAEFLLAKGYEVHGLVRRSSSFNRERIEHLLEFGGGMRGKIKLHYGDLSDSSSLTRLLDMIRPDEVYNLAAQSHVAVSFEVPEYTADVDALGTLRLLEAIRFLGLVEKTRFYQAATSELYGLVQETPQTEKTPFYPRSPYGVAKLYAYWITVNYRESYGLYACNGILFNHESPRRGESFVTRKITRTLARIACGLENELKLGNLDSLRDWGHAKDYVRMQWMMLQQEQADDYVIATGRQISVRDFLRAAASYLGISIEFTGEGVEEVGVVAAVEPKTDIALKPGDQIVSIDPRYFRPAEVETLLGDPEKARRELGWEPEITVEEMCAEMISEDLAEARKQAHLKVHGFLDQ, encoded by the coding sequence ATGACTAAAATAGCTTTCATAACTGGCATTACAGGCCAGGACGGTTCTTATCTTGCGGAATTTTTGCTTGCCAAGGGATACGAGGTACATGGATTGGTTCGCCGATCTTCGTCGTTCAACCGTGAGCGTATTGAGCACCTGCTGGAATTCGGCGGTGGGATGCGCGGGAAGATTAAACTCCACTACGGAGATCTTTCTGACTCGTCAAGTTTAACTCGCTTGCTGGATATGATTCGGCCAGACGAGGTTTACAACCTCGCTGCGCAGAGTCACGTGGCTGTGTCCTTTGAAGTGCCAGAATACACTGCGGATGTGGATGCCCTCGGGACCCTTCGCTTGCTTGAGGCAATTCGATTTCTGGGCTTGGTCGAAAAAACGCGTTTCTATCAGGCGGCTACCTCTGAGTTATATGGGTTGGTGCAAGAAACTCCGCAGACCGAGAAGACCCCCTTTTATCCCCGTTCCCCATATGGCGTTGCGAAGTTATATGCTTATTGGATCACGGTAAATTACCGTGAATCCTACGGCTTGTATGCGTGTAATGGAATACTATTCAATCATGAGTCTCCGCGCAGGGGAGAGTCATTTGTTACGCGCAAAATTACTCGAACATTGGCGCGCATTGCCTGTGGTCTGGAGAATGAATTAAAGCTCGGTAACCTGGATTCATTGCGAGACTGGGGGCATGCTAAAGACTATGTTCGGATGCAATGGATGATGTTGCAGCAAGAACAAGCCGATGATTATGTGATTGCTACCGGGAGGCAAATCTCCGTGCGTGATTTTTTGCGCGCGGCAGCAAGTTATCTTGGTATATCAATCGAGTTCACCGGAGAGGGTGTCGAGGAAGTTGGTGTGGTGGCTGCAGTTGAACCCAAAACTGACATCGCGCTAAAACCCGGCGACCAGATTGTGAGTATTGACCCAAGGTATTTTCGCCCAGCGGAAGTTGAGACATTACTCGGTGATCCTGAAAAAGCACGGCGTGAACTCGGTTGGGAGCCAGAAATTACAGTTGAAGAGATGTGCGCTGAAATGATTTCCGAAGATCTCGCCGAGGCCCGAAAACAAGCACACCTTAAAGTTCACGGGTTTTTAGATCAATGA